One stretch of Aquipuribacter nitratireducens DNA includes these proteins:
- a CDS encoding S8 family peptidase has protein sequence MTEQPPDRGAPPRGRAATAAHQREALSGLRAGAADRRRFLRELVERRGGDAAGQGVAGPGAARPGVAGAPARGPGVALRELPDREVLVVEQQLLARTGDLTAAARRLVDDAGWTGTEVAALDRRVTSLRAGSGRAVDAERLRGDLADLDPPVRVSLAYLTPTRPVMKSTVTPDLPAPGEPLPSPPTAPEAGPGEPVRVVVVDTGLAVTARTDGWLEGLQEPGNTDPLDVFPRPNGRLDLSAGHGTFVAGLVAQHAPGVPVTVVRAVDSDGLADEVEVAGKVVAAVQEHLAPGGRLVVNLSLGTETLDDEPPVALAVALELVRELERSREAEVLLVAAAGNDGSTTRCWPAAFAATDGGVVAVAGLGSDGRPAAWSTHGEWVTCSAPGEAVLSTFVEGAEDPAFDPQWQEFPADAWAYWTGTSFAAPQVAARVAAAARASGGSLADALAGLLDGTPREPGFGALLGDA, from the coding sequence ATGACCGAGCAGCCCCCTGACCGCGGTGCCCCGCCGCGCGGCCGAGCGGCGACGGCCGCCCACCAGCGGGAGGCCCTCAGCGGTCTCCGGGCCGGTGCCGCCGACCGGCGCCGGTTCCTCCGCGAGCTCGTCGAGCGCCGTGGCGGGGACGCCGCCGGGCAGGGTGTGGCGGGGCCGGGAGCGGCCCGCCCGGGGGTCGCCGGGGCACCCGCCCGTGGCCCGGGCGTCGCCCTGCGCGAGCTGCCGGACCGTGAGGTGCTCGTCGTCGAGCAGCAGCTCCTCGCGCGCACCGGCGACCTCACCGCCGCAGCCCGCCGCCTCGTGGACGACGCGGGCTGGACCGGGACCGAGGTGGCGGCGCTCGACCGGCGGGTGACGAGCCTGCGGGCAGGGTCCGGACGGGCGGTGGACGCCGAGCGGCTGCGCGGCGACCTCGCCGACCTCGACCCTCCCGTGCGCGTCTCGCTCGCCTACCTCACCCCGACCCGCCCGGTGATGAAGTCGACGGTCACCCCCGACCTGCCCGCGCCCGGGGAGCCGCTGCCCAGCCCGCCCACGGCACCCGAGGCCGGTCCGGGCGAGCCGGTCCGCGTCGTCGTCGTCGACACCGGCCTGGCGGTGACCGCGCGCACCGACGGGTGGCTCGAGGGGCTGCAGGAGCCCGGCAACACCGACCCGCTCGACGTGTTCCCGCGACCCAACGGGCGCCTCGACCTGTCCGCGGGCCACGGGACGTTCGTCGCCGGCCTCGTCGCGCAGCACGCGCCCGGCGTGCCCGTGACGGTGGTGCGCGCGGTCGACAGCGACGGTCTCGCCGACGAGGTCGAGGTCGCGGGGAAGGTCGTCGCCGCGGTCCAGGAGCACCTCGCGCCCGGCGGCCGGCTCGTCGTCAACCTCTCCCTCGGGACCGAGACCCTCGACGACGAGCCGCCGGTCGCGCTCGCCGTCGCGCTGGAGCTGGTGCGGGAGCTCGAGCGCAGCCGCGAGGCGGAGGTGCTCCTCGTCGCGGCCGCTGGCAACGACGGCAGCACCACGCGCTGCTGGCCGGCGGCGTTCGCCGCGACGGACGGGGGTGTCGTGGCGGTGGCGGGGCTCGGAAGCGACGGCCGACCGGCGGCGTGGTCGACGCACGGGGAGTGGGTGACGTGCTCCGCGCCCGGCGAGGCGGTGCTGTCGACGTTCGTCGAGGGCGCCGAGGACCCCGCCTTCGACCCGCAGTGGCAGGAGTTCCCCGCCGACGCGTGGGCCTACTGGACGGGCACGTCCTTCGCCGCGCCCCAGGTCGCCGCGCGGGTGGCCGCCGCCGCTCGGGCGAGCGGCGGCTCGCTCGCCGACGCCCTCGCCGGCCTGCTCGACGGGACGCCGCGCGAACCCGGGTTCGGGGCGCTGCTCGGCGACGCCTGA